A genome region from Candidatus Abyssobacteria bacterium SURF_5 includes the following:
- a CDS encoding acyl carrier protein — protein sequence MTVSDGEKRKAIRERLNVVFQEVFDDDAIEIFDEMTAEDIDEWDSLMHITLVVAVEKEFDVRLNAAEIGKLENVGAMISLLQNR from the coding sequence GAAAAGGAAAGCGATACGGGAGCGGCTGAATGTCGTGTTTCAGGAAGTCTTTGATGATGACGCGATAGAGATCTTTGATGAGATGACGGCCGAAGATATTGATGAGTGGGATTCGCTCATGCATATCACGCTGGTGGTCGCCGTCGAGAAGGAATTTGATGTCAGGCTGAACGCCGCCGAAATCGGCAAGCTGGAGAACGTCGGCGCCATGATCAGCCTGCTCCAGAATCGATAG